TGCCCGATCGCGGTACAGCAGCCTCAATCCCTCGCTTGGACAAATGGCCGTGTGCCAATGGGTCGCCTTACCCCTTCCTGTCGCCTACATGCGTCATGTAGAATTCCCACATGTGCTTGGACTTCCTATTTTTGTTTTTCCGCATGAATGAAGACGTGAGATCGCCTACAAGACGCTCTGTACTTTTCCTAGGTCTGCTCATCGCCATGGCCGGCGCCCCTGAAGATGCACGGGCTCACGGCGAGAAGTCACAGCAGGCGTTTTTGCGCATGCGGACTATCCACTGGTATGACCTGAATTGGTCGACGGACAAGCTCAAGGTGAACGAGAAGATGACCGTGTCCGGTAAGATACATGTGTTCGAGAACTGCCGGAAACCGCGGCCAACCCCGAAG
The nucleotide sequence above comes from Pseudomonadota bacterium. Encoded proteins:
- a CDS encoding methane monooxygenase/ammonia monooxygenase subunit B; amino-acid sequence: MAGAPEDARAHGEKSQQAFLRMRTIHWYDLNWSTDKLKVNEKMTVSGKIHVFENCRKPRPTPK